From a single Vibrio chagasii genomic region:
- a CDS encoding VOC family protein, which produces MEISHLDHLVLTVKDIETTVDFYQRVLGMKPIQFGEGRWALSFGNQKINLHQQGKEFEPKARHVQAGSADLCFITNTHIDKVYEHINGQGVTIEEGPVERTGAVDKIISIYLRDPDGNLIEVSNY; this is translated from the coding sequence ATGGAAATAAGTCACCTAGATCACCTTGTATTAACTGTTAAAGATATAGAGACAACAGTAGATTTCTATCAGAGAGTGTTAGGGATGAAACCTATACAGTTTGGAGAGGGACGCTGGGCATTATCGTTTGGTAACCAAAAGATAAATCTCCATCAGCAAGGGAAAGAGTTCGAGCCTAAGGCTAGGCATGTTCAAGCTGGGAGTGCTGACTTGTGTTTCATAACCAATACACACATTGATAAAGTATACGAGCATATCAATGGACAAGGCGTCACGATCGAAGAAGGGCCTGTGGAACGAACGGGTGCAGTGGACAAGATCATCTCTATTTATCTGCGAGATCCTGATGGCAACCTAATCGAAGTATCTAATTATTAG
- a CDS encoding LysE family translocator: MSFEGAVTFFIAMFIFGITPGPGVFAILARGMVDGWRKCISLSLGMICSDLIYLALACFGLATIAENWSFAFEIIRYVGAAYLIYLGYKMFKALPEVQGSAEHAAKKSQKSELASFAQGFLISASNPKVILFYISFLPTFVDLTVLRSQDIVLVSVLASIALMAGLMLIAMGAGRMVTLLKTPRAHKRLNQSAGGIMIAAGSYLAINR, translated from the coding sequence ATGTCGTTTGAAGGTGCGGTTACATTCTTTATTGCCATGTTTATATTTGGCATTACTCCGGGGCCAGGTGTATTTGCGATTTTGGCCCGTGGAATGGTCGATGGATGGCGCAAGTGCATTTCCCTTTCTTTAGGTATGATATGCAGTGATCTTATTTATCTAGCGCTTGCTTGTTTTGGCTTGGCAACGATTGCGGAAAACTGGTCTTTTGCTTTCGAGATCATTCGTTATGTCGGCGCAGCTTACCTTATTTACCTTGGGTACAAGATGTTCAAGGCCTTACCTGAAGTGCAAGGATCGGCAGAGCATGCAGCCAAAAAAAGTCAGAAATCAGAACTTGCTAGCTTCGCGCAAGGGTTTCTGATCTCAGCGTCAAACCCTAAAGTGATTCTGTTTTATATTTCTTTCTTACCAACGTTCGTTGATCTAACGGTTTTACGTTCACAAGATATCGTCTTAGTTTCTGTACTAGCTTCTATTGCACTGATGGCTGGCTTAATGCTAATTGCAATGGGAGCAGGGCGCATGGTGACTTTGCTGAAAACCCCGCGCGCGCATAAACGGTTAAATCAAAGCGCTGGTGGCATCATGATTGCTGCAGGCTCATATCTGGCGATTAATCGATAA